The proteins below are encoded in one region of Vanessa tameamea isolate UH-Manoa-2023 chromosome Z, ilVanTame1 primary haplotype, whole genome shotgun sequence:
- the LOC113404228 gene encoding carcinine transporter-like: MEAINGTAQILEVSSGNNESIKDESNTNKEINYDELLSSAGEFGLYQIFLFCLTFPFYIFGVFAYYTQLFLTEVSPNHWCWIPELENLTQIERRNLAIPLDSSAQFGYSHCEAFVANWSEVLLAHQKPNETWTRQSCQYGWEFNKTEIPYPTISSELGWVCDKNSNQATAQAIFFIGSIVGGFVVGWVADRFGRLPAATLSNLIGCVAGIVSIYANNFLQFSICRFLLGMSYDNCMMMTYLLVLEYVAPKYRTIIANLPFAIFYTIGATALPWIALACGHWKTISLATSIPMALAILAPFVIPESPRWLLSKGRIDEAISKVVTIGRVNKQEVPLKLIEQFKVSNYNNKEENTSIISMLKITKLRKNFICMCLVYMCSLSVFDALVRSIGGLEFDFFLSFTLVSFTEFPSLVLVSFILDITGRKWTCIVALLVSCIFSVLTAFIGSGLPSVLCAIISRFAVNMACNITTQWAAEILPTNVRGSGASIVHICSYVGIFISPYIIYLRNFITWLPLVIVGFIALLGALLALTLPETAGIDMPQTFDDTVNMIDGQKFFDIPCLRKNKTKDVGNVNLSFEMN; the protein is encoded by the coding sequence ATGGAAGCCATAAACGGAACTGCTCAAATCTTAGAAGTTTCTAGTGGCAATAATGAAAGTATCAAAGATGAAAGTAACAcgaacaaagaaataaattacgaCGAGCTACTTTCGTCCGCTGGTGAATTTGgactttatcaaatatttttgttttgtttaacgTTTCCATTTTACATTTTCGGTGTTTTTGCGTATTATACTCAATTATTTTTGACCGAAGTTTCACCGAATCATTGGTGCTGGATCCCTGAACTAGAAAATCTAACACAAATTGAAAGAAGAAACCTCGCAATACCTCTAGATTCCAGTGCACAATTCGGATATTCACACTGTGAAGCATTTGTAGCTAATTGGAGTGAAGTTTTATTAGCACATCAAAAACCTAACGAAACATGGACAAGGCAATCCTGTCAATATGGATgggaatttaataaaacagaaatacCATATCCGACGATTTCGAGCGAATTAGGTTGGGTTTGtgataaaaatagtaatcaaGCAACAGCGCAAGCTATATTCTTTATCGGATCTATCGTAGGAGGATTCGTCGTCGGCTGGGTTGCTGATCGATTTGGTAGATTACCAGCTGCCACTTTAAGTAACTTGATTGGATGCGTGGCAGGTATTGTTAGCATTTATGCAAACAACTTTTTACAGTTTTCTATTTGTCGATTCCTGCTTGGTATGTCTTATGATAATTGTATGATGATGACATATCTTCTTGTGTTAGAATATGTTGCGCCTAAATATAGAACAATTATTGCGAATTTGCcttttgctatattttatacaattggtGCTACAGCATTGCCCTGGATTGCTCTCGCTTGTGGACATTGGAAAACGATTAGCTTAGCGACGAGTATTCCAATGGCTCTAGCTATTTTAGCTCCATTTGTCATACCAGAAAGCCCACGGTGGCTCCTTTCTAAGGGACGTATCGATGAGGCTATTAGTAAAGTAGTCACTATCGGTCGTGTGAACAAACAAGAAGTACCTCTAAAATTAATCGAACAATTTAAagtgtcaaattataataataaagaagaaaataCTAGTATCATAAGTATGTTAAAGAtaacaaaattaagaaaaaattttatttgcatGTGTTTGGTATATATGTGTTCATTATCTGTGTTTGATGCTTTAGTAAGAAGTATCGGTGGCTTGGAATTTGAtttctttttatcttttacacTTGTGTCATTCACTGAATTTCCTTCCTTGGTactagtttcatttattttagacaTAACGGGTAGAAAATGGACTTGTATAGTAGCACTTTTAGTTAGTTGTATATTTAGTGTATTAACTGCTTTTATTGGAAGCGGTTTGCCATCAGTATTGTGTGCAATCATATCAAGGTTTGCAGTTAATATGGCTTGTAACATTACTACACAATGGGCTGCAGAAATATTGCCGACAAATGTAAGAGGCTCCGGTGCATCAATCGTCCATATTTGTAGTTATGTTGGCATTTTTATATCAccgtatattatttacttgagGAACTTTATAACATGGTTACCCTTAGTCATAGTAGGATTTATTGCCTTACTAGGAGCGTTACTCGCACTCACTTTGCCTGAAACGGCAGGAATAGATATGCCTCAAACCTTTGATGATACGGTTAACATGATTGATGGTCAAAAATTCTTTGACATACCTTGTCTAAGgaagaataaaacaaaagatgttGGAAATGTAAATTTGTCTTTCGAGATGAATTGA